The following are encoded in a window of Thamnophis elegans isolate rThaEle1 chromosome 14, rThaEle1.pri, whole genome shotgun sequence genomic DNA:
- the CHMP1A gene encoding charged multivesicular body protein 1a has translation MDDTLFQLKFTAKQLEKLAKKAEKDSKTEQAKVKKALQQKNVECARVYAENAIRKKNEGLNWLRMASRVDAVASKVQTAVTMKGVTKNMAQVTKALDKALGSMDLQKVSAVMDKFEQQVQNLDVHTSVMEDSMSSATTLTTPQEQVDSLIVQIAEENGLEVMDQLNQLPEGASAMGESSTRSQEDQLSRRLAALRN, from the exons ATGGACG ATACACTCTTTCAGTTAAAG TTTACAGCCAAGCAGCTGGAGAAGCTTGCCAAGAAGGCAGAAAAGGACTCCAAAACAGAACAAGCCAAAGTCAAGAAG GCCCTTCAGCAGAAGAATGTGGAATGTGCTCGGGTCTACGCAGAGAACGCCATCCGGAAGAAGAACGAAGGCTTGAACTGGCTGCGCATGGCTTCCCGCGTAGATGCCGTGGCCTCCAAGGTCCAGACAGCTGTGACCATGAAGGGA GTAACCAAGAATATGGCCCAGGTGACCAAGGCCTTGGACAAAGCTCTCGGCTCCATGGATCTTCAGAAGGTTTCGGCTGTGATGGACAAGTTTGAACAGCAGGTCCAGAATCTGGATGTCCACACTTCA GTGATGGAGGACTCCATGAGCTCAGCCACCACCTTGACGACGCCCCAGGAGCAAGTGGACAGCCTGATAGTGCAGATTGCCGAGGAGAACGGCCTGGAGGTGATGGACCAGCTGAACCAGCTGCCCGAAGGGGCCTCGGCCATGGGGGAGAGCTCGACGCGTTCGCAGGAGGATCAGCTGTCACGGAG GTTGGCTGCCTTGCGGAATTAA